One window from the genome of Bradyrhizobium xenonodulans encodes:
- a CDS encoding L,D-transpeptidase family protein, which produces MSLGKAGQIFVFLLFALAAPPVFAAEMTADAINSAQPSKKTLSNEKPTPAGVRLQVLLDRAHFSPGEIDGRFGENAKKALRAYAEARQLPSSDVLTEDVWKAMMQADGRPVMATYTVMEQDVAGPFLRKLPSKMEDMKEIPKLGFTSPREALAEKFHMSEQLLIALNPGRHFDRAGDSIVVVDTSSGGGGAPAKADRVEVDKVRQTVKLFDKSNALIGFYPATVGSEEKPSPSGTLKITEISRNPYYRYNPAYHFKGVRSRKPFTIKPGPNNPVGTVWINLSAEGYGIHGTPSPEKISKAESHGCVRLTNWDAERVAASVSKGTPVAFAESSP; this is translated from the coding sequence ATGTCGCTCGGAAAAGCGGGGCAGATTTTCGTCTTTCTTCTTTTCGCGCTGGCGGCCCCGCCAGTGTTCGCTGCCGAGATGACCGCGGACGCCATCAATTCCGCCCAGCCATCGAAGAAGACGCTCTCGAATGAAAAACCAACCCCGGCGGGGGTACGGCTGCAGGTCCTTCTGGACAGGGCGCACTTCTCGCCCGGCGAGATCGACGGCAGGTTCGGAGAGAATGCCAAGAAGGCACTGCGAGCCTATGCGGAAGCACGGCAATTACCGAGCTCGGACGTCCTGACAGAGGATGTCTGGAAGGCGATGATGCAGGCGGACGGTCGGCCTGTGATGGCGACCTACACGGTCATGGAGCAGGACGTGGCGGGCCCGTTCCTGCGCAAGCTGCCGTCAAAAATGGAGGACATGAAGGAAATCCCGAAGCTTGGTTTCACCAGCCCGCGCGAGGCGCTCGCCGAGAAATTTCACATGAGCGAGCAATTGTTGATCGCGCTCAACCCGGGACGGCACTTCGATCGTGCCGGCGACAGCATCGTTGTGGTGGACACCTCCAGCGGGGGCGGCGGCGCACCCGCCAAGGCCGATAGGGTCGAGGTCGACAAGGTCAGGCAGACGGTGAAGCTGTTCGACAAGTCGAATGCGCTGATCGGATTTTATCCGGCGACCGTCGGAAGCGAAGAGAAGCCTTCGCCTTCGGGCACGCTCAAGATCACGGAGATTAGCCGCAATCCCTATTACCGTTACAATCCCGCCTATCACTTCAAGGGTGTCCGTTCCCGCAAGCCCTTCACGATCAAGCCCGGTCCGAACAATCCGGTCGGCACGGTGTGGATCAACCTGTCCGCTGAAGGCTACGGCATTCACGGTACGCCTTCGCCCGAAAAGATATCCAAGGCGGAGTCCCATGGCTGCGTGCGTCTCACCAATTGGGACGCCGAACGTGTCGCAGCAAGCGTGTCGAAAGGTACGCCGGTCGCGTTTGCAGAGAGCTCCCCATGA
- a CDS encoding cupin domain-containing protein produces the protein MRTLLAATAVYAASILTTHAAEPAPQAKVSVVFDQALPNVPGKSMKGVLVEYGPGGSSPAHIHAPSAFIYATVLEGTIRSQVNDGPAKVFHKGENFFEKPGDRHAVSANASDTEPAKLLAVFVVDTADKELTTPIVK, from the coding sequence ATGCGTACATTGCTGGCCGCAACCGCGGTTTATGCCGCATCTATCCTGACAACGCACGCGGCCGAGCCGGCGCCACAGGCAAAAGTGTCGGTCGTGTTCGACCAGGCGCTGCCGAATGTGCCCGGCAAGAGCATGAAAGGCGTGCTGGTCGAGTATGGTCCCGGAGGCTCGTCGCCGGCCCACATCCACGCGCCCTCGGCCTTCATCTATGCCACGGTGCTGGAAGGCACGATCCGCAGCCAGGTCAATGACGGCCCCGCAAAAGTCTTTCACAAGGGCGAGAACTTCTTCGAAAAGCCCGGCGACCGCCATGCCGTCAGCGCCAATGCCAGCGACACCGAGCCCGCAAAGCTGCTGGCCGTGTTCGTGGTGGATACGGCCGACAAGGAGCTGACCACGCCAATCGTGAAGTAG
- a CDS encoding SDR family oxidoreductase: protein MKIVVIGGTGLIGSKLVAKLKQQGQDAVAASPKSGVNAVTGEGLAAALTGADVVVDVANAPSWEPAAVLDFFQRSSKNLVTTEAAAGVKHHVALSIVGTERSPDNAYFRAKLAQETIIKSGSVPYSIVRATQFFEFLGAIAETAVVQGKIVVPSAQFQPIAAEDVADRLAEVATGRPLNGTIDIAGPEKAPFNDFIARRLKASGDARPVVGDSKAPYYGAAIDDTSLNPLGEARLGKIPLARWLANL, encoded by the coding sequence ATGAAGATCGTCGTGATTGGTGGGACCGGATTGATCGGGTCCAAGCTCGTGGCGAAGTTGAAGCAGCAGGGCCAAGACGCCGTGGCAGCTTCGCCGAAATCCGGCGTGAATGCCGTGACCGGTGAAGGCCTCGCTGCGGCGCTGACGGGTGCCGATGTCGTCGTGGACGTCGCCAACGCGCCGTCCTGGGAGCCCGCCGCCGTGCTCGATTTCTTCCAGCGGTCGAGCAAGAACCTCGTCACGACGGAGGCGGCCGCGGGCGTGAAGCATCACGTGGCGCTGTCGATCGTGGGGACCGAGCGGTCTCCCGACAATGCGTATTTCCGTGCCAAGCTCGCCCAGGAGACCATCATCAAATCCGGCTCGGTCCCTTACTCGATCGTGCGCGCCACGCAGTTTTTCGAATTCCTCGGCGCCATTGCCGAAACGGCTGTGGTCCAAGGAAAGATCGTTGTCCCGTCCGCACAATTTCAGCCAATCGCCGCCGAAGACGTCGCTGATCGCCTCGCGGAGGTCGCAACGGGCCGGCCGCTCAACGGCACGATCGACATCGCGGGGCCCGAGAAAGCCCCCTTCAACGACTTCATCGCGCGCCGCCTGAAGGCGTCCGGTGACGCCCGGCCAGTGGTGGGAGACTCGAAGGCGCCGTATTACGGCGCCGCCATCGACGACACATCGCTGAACCCGCTCGGCGAGGCGCGGCTCGGAAAAATCCCGCTCGCAAGATGGCTCGCGAACCTCTGA
- a CDS encoding methyl-accepting chemotaxis protein, with amino-acid sequence MSAALGLKAKPIAAEPADDDSDISALINRLTAEVNQIAVDKTKSIQQITNQMKMLALNALIESSRAGAQGAGFAVVAQEVRGVGQQVETIARELESQLTKRTGDLVASIDRMSQRSRGERMVDLSLNAIELIDRNLYERTCDVRWWATDSAVVDCAASPSAAAVSHVSQRLGVILGAYTVYLDLWLCDLDGNVIANGRADRFRAVGQNVAHTKWFREAKTLRSGDDYVAGDVENQPLLGNAQVATYCASVRAGGQASGAPIGVLAIHFDWEAQARAIVQGVRVGDSDKARVLLVDSNLRVIAASDGQGILSERISLSLNGQRSGFYQDRSGTMVAFHATPGYETYRGLGWYGVIICGA; translated from the coding sequence ATGTCTGCTGCGCTGGGTCTGAAAGCCAAGCCGATTGCCGCCGAACCCGCCGACGATGATTCCGACATCTCCGCGCTGATCAATCGCCTCACTGCGGAGGTCAACCAGATCGCAGTCGACAAGACCAAATCGATCCAGCAGATCACCAACCAGATGAAGATGCTGGCACTGAATGCGCTGATCGAGAGCTCGCGCGCCGGCGCGCAAGGCGCGGGCTTCGCGGTGGTGGCGCAGGAGGTGCGCGGCGTCGGCCAGCAGGTCGAGACCATCGCCCGCGAGCTGGAGAGCCAGCTGACCAAGCGTACCGGCGATCTCGTCGCCTCGATCGACCGGATGAGCCAGCGCTCGCGTGGCGAGCGTATGGTCGACCTGTCGCTCAACGCCATCGAGCTGATCGACCGCAACCTCTATGAGCGCACCTGCGACGTGCGCTGGTGGGCGACCGATTCCGCAGTGGTCGATTGCGCGGCCTCCCCCAGCGCCGCAGCCGTCTCCCATGTCTCGCAACGCCTCGGCGTGATCCTCGGGGCCTACACCGTCTATCTCGACCTCTGGCTCTGCGATCTCGACGGCAATGTCATCGCCAACGGGCGTGCCGACCGCTTTCGCGCCGTCGGCCAGAACGTCGCCCACACCAAATGGTTTCGCGAGGCGAAGACCTTGCGCTCCGGCGACGACTACGTCGCCGGCGACGTCGAGAACCAGCCGCTGCTCGGCAACGCGCAGGTCGCCACCTATTGCGCCAGCGTCCGCGCCGGCGGCCAGGCCAGCGGCGCGCCGATCGGCGTTCTCGCCATCCATTTCGACTGGGAGGCGCAGGCCCGCGCCATCGTCCAGGGCGTCCGCGTCGGCGACAGCGACAAGGCCCGCGTGCTGCTGGTCGACTCGAACCTTCGGGTCATCGCCGCCTCCGACGGCCAGGGTATTTTGAGCGAGCGCATCTCGCTGTCGCTCAACGGCCAGCGCTCCGGCTTCTATCAGGACCGCTCGGGCACGATGGTCGCGTTCCATGCAACTCCGGGCTACGAGACCTATCGGGGCCTCGGCTGGTACGGCGTCATCATCTGCGGGGCGTGA